The Cryptococcus neoformans var. neoformans B-3501A chromosome 4, whole genome shotgun sequence genome has a window encoding:
- a CDS encoding hypothetical protein (HMMPfam hit to WD40, WD domain, G-beta repeat, score: 313.0, E(): 4.5e-91) produces the protein MAALSDRQKDELHRAMLAYLHAAGMHNAYAALQHDAALADVDPRDRAVGLLEKKWTSVIRLQKKVIDLENRNAALLAELAAAARPAAPGPFLPRPPPRHTLASHRAPVTRLAFHPTWTLLASASEDATVKLWDWEAGDMERTLKGHTKAVMDVDFDPRGGLMATCSSDLTLKLWDTANQYTNVKTLHGHDHSVSSVRFMPDGETLVSASRDKTIRVWQVSSGYCIKTFSGHAEWVREAVPSEDGRWLVSASNDQTSRIWDFSTGETKMELRGHEHVVECAVFAPVNAYPAIRELAGLKPPAPRDTRAKSPGVYAATGSRDKTIKLWDALSGQCLRTLVGHDNWIRALVFHPSGKYLLSASDDKTIKVWDLANGRCTKTIEAHSHFVTSMTWGRAVGASGGIEKVNGDASSKEPRRINVLATGSVDQTIKVWTP, from the exons ATGGCCGCGCTGTCCGACCGCCAGAAAGACGAGCT CCACCGCGCAATGCTCGCCTACCTGCACGCCGCGGGGATGCACAACGCCTACGCCGCCCTCCAGCACGACGCCGCGCTCGCCGACGTCGACCCCCGCGACAGGGCAGTCGGCCTCCTCGAGAAAAAGTGGACAAGCGTCATCCGCCTCCAGAAAAAGGTCATCGACCTCGAGAACCGCAACGCAGCCCTCCTCGCAGAACTCGCAGCCGCCGCCCGCCCCGCCGCCCCCGgccccttcctcccccgCCCGCCCCCCCGCCACACCCTCGCCTCCCACCGCGCACCCGTCACACGCCTCGCATTCCACCCCACATGGACCCTCCTCGCCAGCGCCAGCGAGGACGCCACCGTCAAGCTCTGGGACTGGGAGGCCGGCGACATGGAGCGCACCCTCAAGGGCCACACAAAGGCCGTCATGGACGTCGACTTTGACCCGCGGGGCGGCCTCATGG CCACATGCTCCTCCGACCTCACCCTCAAGCTCTGGGACACCGCCAACCAGTACACAAACGTCAAGACCCTCCACGGCCACGACCATTCCGTCTCCAGCGTGCGCTTCATGCCCGATGGCGAGACGCTCGTCTCCGCCAGCCGCGACAAGACTATCAGGGTATGGCAAGTCTCCAGCGG CTACTGCATCAAGACCTTCTCGGGCCACGCCGAATGGGTGAGAGAGGCCGTTCCCTCAGAGGACGGGCGGTGGCTCGTCAGCGCATCAAACGACCAG ACATCACGTATATGGGACTTTTCAACCGGCGAGACCAAGATGGAGCTCCGTGGACACGAGCATGTCGTTGAATGCGCCGTGTTTGCGCCTGTCAACGCCTACCCTGCGATCAGAGAACTAGCCGGTTTAAAA CCGCCAGCACCACGCGATACGAGAGCAAAGTCGCCCGGTGTCTACGCCGCTACAGGATCCCGAGATAAAACTATAAAGCTGTGGGATGCCCTTTCCGGTCAATGTCTACGCACACTC GTCGGCCACGATAACTGGATCCGCGCACTCGTCTTCCACCCGTCCGGCAAATacctcctctccgcctcGGACGACAAGACCATCAAGGTATGGGACCTCGCAAACGGCCGATGCACGAAAACGATAGAAGCGCACAGTCATTTTGTCACGTCCATGACCTGGGGCAGGGCCGTCGGCGCGAGCGGGGGTATAGAAAAGGTGAATGGCGATGCGTCGAGTAAAGAACCGAGAAGAATAAACGTCTTGGCCACCGGGTCGGTAGACCAAACGATCAAG GTCTGGACACCCTAG